The sequence ATGTTGACGTATTATATCCACGGTGTTGATACAATatgtgcaaccatcaagaaacaatatattctattgtataccgtagagCATATGGTAATTCAATTATTTACACTATTGAGCCTATGGTACTGTTTTATCCGGGACTACCTGATAAAAACATATTCCAACACTCCTGCTTGGTATGCAAACCTCGCTATCTCATCGCTCCTCCGAACACTGTGCCAGTCGTCCTGTCCAGTCATTTAGTTTCCTAGTTGAAAATGAGAATGGAGGCCTAAAAACTAATGCAGTATTGTAAGGCCCTTGGTTTCCTCTATCCGATCACTTCTAAAATTGTTTATACAAACACACAGTTATGGCAATTAGTGGTAAATAGGAAGTACCATCTCCCGTAACAAATTCTTAAATTGCTTTTTTACTTTCTCAAAACAaacgattttttaaataacCTCCCAAGGGTTCGCGCAGCTGCCTTCGCGAAAGTCAATCATGTTGCTTCATCCGTCTACGGTGGCCGTGGTTTGCGTCTCCAGCGTGGCCCTCATTGCCATCCTTCTCGTGAGCCCTACTAAAGCCGAAAATGAAACACCTACCGTCATCACCACTATTAAAAAAGAGGAGTCTCTCATGGATGCTCTTGCATCCGCCATGGATAAGTTGCAGGGCTTCCACAATAACTTAGTGACCGTTATGGAAAATGAgcagaaaaataaaaccaaagAAAAGCCGCCCACTCCGGAGGAGCAGAGTCTTTGGAAGAAGATGAAACAAAAGATTAACAATAAATGGAACTCGATGGTCAAATGGGTGGGTGGAAATAAGgcatgaaataaaattgttttctaTTCCTAGGAATCAGTGTAATTTTTGGTGCAAAATATTTTtacattgtttttattttgcttatattATTTACAATGATCTTCTTGAAAAACTATTCGAAACTGGGAGAGACTAAAAGAGGGAGTTAtttctaagggtctgtctcaattggataattaaggttcccccaaacacacgcgacgcgattctatctagagatgggcaaaacagctcattgcagtgagcggatctgatccgttcagctcatttaaaagagtcagctccttggatcagctcttcagttctttaatgctacatatattaaaacataattgttaatattattattttaattattgttcaaaaatttgaaaaat comes from Armigeres subalbatus isolate Guangzhou_Male chromosome 2, GZ_Asu_2, whole genome shotgun sequence and encodes:
- the LOC134209515 gene encoding uncharacterized protein LOC134209515; translated protein: MRFAQLPSRKSIMLLHPSTVAVVCVSSVALIAILLVSPTKAENETPTVITTIKKEESLMDALASAMDKLQGFHNNLVTVMENEQKNKTKEKPPTPEEQSLWKKMKQKINNKWNSMVKWVGGNKA